Proteins encoded by one window of Anguilla rostrata isolate EN2019 chromosome 9, ASM1855537v3, whole genome shotgun sequence:
- the LOC135262993 gene encoding SAM and SH3 domain-containing protein 3-like: MLRRKSSNASEKEQGQKKKLTLQRSSSFKDFMKPKPSSPTVVDKPFPLEETEVPEDSGKSTGKLGKTWRAVISRTMTRKTSKMVQKALAEEGMESTEEGSMSPLSFDGIPDLRPGQRSSVCSTESEDRLHSPLQRQISGCGDRHSLDSGYSQRDSMRLEDVPYNGPFCGRALVHTDFTPSPYDMETLKLQKGDIIEIIEKPPVGTWTGKLNNKVGSFKFIYVTILPDEATPPRRRRRSHHSKNCKPKSQSLEEVLERINLTELGSLLSFHGFQSVEDFRGLKESHLNELNITDPEQRVKLLTAAELLLDCDSEGEDEVVEEGATEEEPDMPRDSGCFESTENLENGREDPDMKAQLEKESESTLSGILEDMEALSVKEEP, encoded by the exons ATGCTTCGGCGGAAATCTTCCAACGCTTCTGAGAAGGAGCAGGGGCAGAAAAAGAAG CTCACTCTCCAGAGGTCCAGCAGCTTTAAAGACTTCATGAAGCCAaagccctcctcccccacagtGGTAGACAAGCCATTTCCCCTGGAAGAGACT GAGGTcccagaggattctgggaagagCACAGGTAAACTAGGGAAGACGTGGCGGGCCGTCATCTCACGCACCATGACCCGCAAGACCTCCAAGATGGTCCAGAAGGCCCTGGCAGAGGAAGGG ATGGAAAGCACTGAAGAAGGTTCCATGTCCCCCTTGTCTTTCGATGGGATTCCTGACCTACGTCCAGGACAGCGAAGCTCTGTGTGTTCCACCGAGTCAGAGGACAGACTGCACAGTCCCCTGCAGCGCCAGATCTCAGGCT GTGGAGACAGGCACAGTCTGGATAGCGGCTacagtcagagagacagcaTGAGGCTAGAAGACGTCCCCTACAACGGCCCCTTCTGTGGCCGCGCGCTCGTCCACACAGACTTCACTCCCAGCCCCTATGATATGGAGACCCTCAAACTCCAG AAAGGGGACATTATCGAGATCATTGAAAAGCCCCCCGTGGGCACCTGGACAGGGAAGCTCAACAACAAAGTGGGCTCCTTCAAGTTCATCTATGTCACTATCCTACCTGATGAGGCAACACCCCCCAggcgaaggaggaggagccacCACAGTAAGAACTGTAAACCCAAATCCCAATCCCTGGAGGAGGTATTGGAGAGGATCAACCTGACA GAGCTGGGCTCTCTTCTGTCCTTCCATGGCTTCCAGAGCGTGGAGGACTTCAGGGGGCTGAAGGAGTCGCATCTTAATGAGCTCAACATCACAGATCCTGAGCAGCGTGTCAAACTCCTGACTGCTGCTGAGCTCCTGCTCGACTGTGACT CTGAGGGTGAAGATGAGGTTGTGGAGGAGGGGGCCACAGAGGAAGAACCAGATATGCCCCGGGATTCGGGCTGCTTTGAAAGCACTGAGAACCTGGAAAATGGCCGTGAGGATCCAGACATGAAAGCACAACTGGAGAAGGAGTCAGAATCCACACTCAGTGGGATTCTGGAGGACATGGAGGCCCTGTCAGTGAAGGAGGAGCCCTGA